From a single Flavobacterium sp. genomic region:
- a CDS encoding ABC transporter permease, producing MITKLAWKNIWFKPLNTILSVILLTSSVAIITTLILVEKQFEEKFSSNIDGVDLVMGAQGSPLQLILSSVYQVDSPTGNISYDSAKVWMHHPFVQKAIPLAFGDNYRGYKILGTTPDYLEKYGAKIAEGKLFEKNFEVVLGSDIAQKLSLKIGDEFFGSHGDAAEGELHDHYAYKVVGIAKPTGKVVDNLILCTIPSVWQMHGGHEETENPAHGEEGHVHVEGEEHQEEADMTLDEPGMEITAVLLKFRNKMGIVTWPRIIAQNTKMQVSSPAIEVNRLFSLFGIGISALQYLAYGIMLISGISIFIALYNTLKERQNEFALMRVNGAKRLQLLKVVMIESLLLCVVGFVFGTILGRVALSMLSNSAEEDFKMSFNPYEFLWKKEGTLFLLTIFVGFIAALIPAVKAYNLNISKTLANA from the coding sequence ATGATTACAAAATTAGCATGGAAAAATATATGGTTTAAACCATTAAATACTATTTTGAGTGTTATTTTGTTAACCTCAAGTGTTGCAATCATAACGACTTTAATTTTGGTTGAAAAGCAATTTGAAGAAAAATTTTCAAGTAATATTGATGGAGTAGATTTGGTAATGGGTGCGCAAGGAAGTCCGTTGCAATTGATTTTATCATCAGTTTACCAAGTAGATTCACCAACTGGAAATATTAGCTACGATTCGGCAAAAGTTTGGATGCATCATCCTTTTGTTCAAAAAGCGATTCCGTTAGCTTTTGGGGATAACTATCGAGGTTATAAAATCTTGGGTACAACTCCAGATTATTTAGAAAAATATGGAGCAAAAATTGCAGAAGGAAAACTATTTGAAAAGAATTTTGAGGTGGTACTCGGAAGTGATATCGCTCAAAAATTAAGTTTAAAAATTGGGGATGAGTTTTTCGGTTCGCATGGCGATGCGGCTGAAGGTGAATTGCACGACCATTACGCATATAAAGTTGTCGGAATTGCAAAACCAACTGGAAAAGTAGTTGATAATTTGATTTTATGTACGATTCCAAGTGTTTGGCAAATGCACGGTGGACATGAAGAAACCGAAAACCCAGCACATGGCGAAGAAGGTCATGTTCATGTAGAGGGAGAAGAACATCAAGAAGAAGCTGATATGACTTTAGATGAACCTGGCATGGAAATAACAGCTGTTTTGCTAAAATTCCGTAATAAAATGGGAATTGTAACTTGGCCAAGAATCATCGCACAAAATACTAAAATGCAAGTTTCTTCACCTGCAATCGAAGTCAATCGTTTGTTTTCTTTATTCGGGATTGGAATTTCAGCTTTGCAATATTTGGCTTATGGCATTATGTTGATTTCAGGAATTTCGATTTTTATTGCCTTGTACAATACCTTAAAAGAACGCCAAAACGAATTTGCCTTAATGCGTGTCAACGGAGCCAAAAGATTACAACTTTTAAAAGTAGTGATGATTGAAAGTTTGCTTTTGTGTGTAGTGGGATTTGTTTTTGGTACGATTTTGGGTAGAGTAGCATTAAGTATGCTTTCTAACTCAGCTGAAGAAGATTTTAAAATGAGTTTCAATCCATATGAATTTCTATGGAAAAAAGAAGGAACTTTATTTTTACTAACTATATTTGTGGGCTTTATTGCAGCGTTAATTCCAGCCGTGAAAGCATACAACCTAAATATTTCAAAAACATTAGCAAATGCGTAA
- a CDS encoding ABC transporter ATP-binding protein: MISTKNIRFSYSKEQEFIFPDLYCQAGSTLLITGDSGKGKTTYLHILAGLLKPAKGEIEIDKTDIVALSEKATDKFRGKHIGVVFQKSHFIAALTVLENLEMASWLATGKKHTKRAKKLLEQLGIENQAAKLPAQLSIGQQQRVSIARALMNEPKVLLADEPTSSLDDKNAEKVIELLTSLSKEYKAALLIVTHDSRIKEKFINKITLI; the protein is encoded by the coding sequence ATGATAAGTACAAAAAACATACGATTTTCTTACAGTAAAGAGCAAGAATTTATCTTTCCAGATCTGTATTGCCAAGCAGGAAGTACCTTGTTAATTACTGGCGATTCGGGTAAAGGTAAGACTACCTATTTGCATATTTTAGCAGGATTGTTAAAACCTGCTAAAGGCGAAATCGAAATTGATAAAACCGATATCGTAGCACTTTCAGAAAAAGCAACCGATAAATTTCGAGGTAAGCATATTGGTGTAGTTTTTCAAAAATCCCATTTTATTGCAGCATTAACTGTTTTGGAAAATTTAGAAATGGCAAGTTGGTTAGCAACAGGTAAAAAACATACCAAACGCGCTAAGAAATTATTAGAACAATTAGGTATTGAAAATCAAGCCGCTAAATTACCAGCGCAATTGAGTATAGGACAACAACAACGCGTTTCCATTGCTCGTGCTTTAATGAACGAGCCTAAAGTACTTTTAGCTGATGAGCCAACATCGAGTTTAGATGATAAAAATGCAGAAAAAGTAATTGAATTGCTGACTTCTTTATCCAAAGAATACAAAGCTGCTTTATTAATTGTGACGCACGACAGCCGAATTAAAGAAAAATTCATCAATAAAATCACTTTAATATGA
- a CDS encoding YjjG family noncanonical pyrimidine nucleotidase, whose product MQSFHHKKHLFFDLDHTLWDFDKNSAFAFDTIFKQQGLNINLTDFLSIYIPRNQHYWKLYQVNQISHEDLRYYRLKDVFDALQLEVSDALIDLLSDEYIKYLPEFNHLFDGVIELLEYLKPKYKLHIITNGFASVQTRKLENSNIGHYFETITNSEIAGVKKPHRDIFDFALSLANASREESIMIGDSYEADVVGAIEAGIEAVFFNEHNITVEKPVLQVNHLLELKNIL is encoded by the coding sequence TTGCAATCATTCCATCATAAAAAACATCTCTTTTTCGATTTAGACCACACGCTTTGGGATTTCGATAAAAATTCTGCTTTTGCGTTTGATACGATTTTTAAACAGCAAGGTTTGAATATCAATTTAACTGATTTTCTAAGTATATATATTCCCCGCAATCAGCATTATTGGAAATTATATCAAGTAAATCAAATTTCACATGAGGATTTGCGCTATTATCGTTTAAAAGACGTTTTCGATGCATTGCAATTGGAGGTTTCTGATGCATTAATTGATCTACTATCCGATGAATATATAAAATATTTACCCGAGTTTAATCATTTATTTGATGGGGTCATTGAACTGTTAGAGTATCTTAAGCCTAAATATAAATTACATATTATAACTAACGGTTTTGCTTCTGTTCAAACTAGGAAACTTGAAAATTCCAATATTGGACATTATTTTGAAACAATTACAAATTCTGAAATTGCAGGTGTAAAAAAACCACATCGAGATATATTTGATTTTGCTTTATCTTTGGCAAATGCTTCTAGAGAGGAAAGTATTATGATAGGCGATAGTTATGAGGCTGATGTAGTTGGAGCCATTGAAGCAGGAATTGAAGCAGTTTTTTTTAACGAACATAACATTACTGTTGAAAAGCCTGTTTTACAAGTGAATCATTTATTAGAATTAAAAAATATATTATAG
- a CDS encoding GxxExxY protein, translated as MTKKGIDDLSFQIIGAAIEVHKNLGAGLLESVYHECMKEELRLRKINFHTEKKVPIIYKGNQLEASLRCDLYIENLIVVELKSTLEMHKVFDSQILTYMNLLNAPKGILINFNCKNIFKEGQKTFVNEIYRNLQ; from the coding sequence ATGACAAAAAAAGGAATTGATGATTTGTCGTTTCAGATAATTGGAGCGGCAATTGAAGTGCATAAAAATTTGGGAGCGGGTTTGTTAGAATCGGTTTATCATGAATGTATGAAAGAAGAGTTACGATTGAGGAAAATAAATTTTCACACAGAGAAAAAAGTACCAATTATTTATAAAGGTAATCAATTGGAAGCTAGTTTAAGATGCGATTTGTATATTGAAAATCTTATTGTTGTAGAACTGAAATCTACTCTAGAAATGCATAAAGTTTTTGATTCTCAAATTCTAACTTATATGAATTTACTCAATGCTCCAAAAGGAATTTTGATAAATTTTAACTGTAAAAATATTTTCAAAGAAGGGCAAAAAACATTTGTAAATGAAATCTACAGAAATTTACAATAA